CTTCAGGAAAATAGCAGAGAAACTCGTCAGGAATATTAAAGTGGCTCGACGTAGACCGCTGTATTCCAATTAAGTAAAAATCATTATAATTCTTCAATCTCTGCAACAACAAACTCAACAGTTCGAATTCCTTGTAAGCATCGACGTTGTCAAGGACAAGAAGAAAAGGCAAGCCACATCGTTTTATGTCCCTCACAAGATCGTTCACTAAAGGCTGCTTGTGGCTTGGAGGTGGAACATGGACGCCGGCATCTGATAGGCGATTGTGGAGAGTGGATAAGGATTCTGAAAGAGATCTTTGGTATTTCAAATGAACAAACCAGATGACTGACAGAGGATGAGCACGTTCGAATTCCCTCGCATATGAGCAGGCGCTCTGTGTCTTGCCACAGCCTGGTGGACCATTGAGAAGAACTCTATGAGAATTCTTCAGAATCATTTTCATTCGATCGTAACTTTCTGTTTCTTGAAAGTATGACACAACAGGCCATAGGCACCTCATTTCAAACAGCTTTAAATATGACGATTTTCCAATGAGTTTGGTAAATGCAGCTGATGGAGAGAGCTTTTTGTGTGCGGTGACCTACAGCAATTAGTAATTTCAGTAAGTTACACTTTTATAACAATTATACACCTCCAAGTACAACTTATAACAGCATTAactaataataaaaatgtgaataaTGTGACTGAATTTATATTAtcaccaaacaataaaatttcatccaaaatcaCTGTTATCAACTTAGCTAAAAATCATTcaattaaaaagttaatttaaaacttatatctggtacataaaaaataaaatgcctGGTAAATAACAGTAACTACTGTTTACCATCAAATGTGATACCTCATCAAATAGCTGTTTTATGAATTTAAAGAAACCATGGTTTCCATTGTGGTATACAGATTTGAAGCCTTCATCTATAAATCTGTTGACATTGTTTGTTTCAGCCAGCGGTGTTGAACTGCGAGtgattttttggagtattctttgtttttgctCATCTTCCAACACTGAAAATATGTGATCCCATTGGTCCTCAAGGAAATGCCCAAATCTTGCACAAATTGGGTTTtctgaacaaacaaaaattacttcATGGGTTGTTTTATAGCAATTTTAGTGAACCGTGAGATAGAAACTTTAACCATGGCAGCAAAAATAATCATGTGCAATTGCGTGTTGTGCAGGGCAACAGAAATCGATTAACCTTTTGGGTGGTTTTCGTTGCACTGTACCAGCTAATATAAACAGGACGCAGTATATTATTAACTATCACACATTCTGCAACTACACACAAAACTTCAGGTAAAAATATGGCGAATTGAACGATATAATTTTTGCCCACAATGACACCTATAAAGAAAACGCTGTTggaaaagcagaaaaacaaCAGCTAAATagtaaaaacaaacttgtcaCTCTGAGACATggatatacaattatacaaatCTATTGCATCTTTAATACCAACCTTCTAGATGACAATGCACTCTTCTCAATCGAGAATTTTTAAGTGCAGATTTTAGTTCGTCAATTGTGGCCCTTTCATAACCTATTCCTTCTTCCCATCTGCAATGAAAGTGTATCTTTCCGATAAAAATGAGTAtacagcagtaaaacaagttgacGGCAAATCAACGTACAGTGTTACATCCAATTGAAACAGTTAAAAGTCAAAGTAGAATCACAGAAACAACACTTACATGTAAAGAATGTTCAGTCTCTGTTTGCTCACGTTGTGTTTGTTTGCCTCATAAACGTCATTTTCTTTGTCCTGGACATTGAGATGTCGTAATAGGGTTCGCCATTCGTTTGGCGCAATCCTGCAGTTGATAAGCCTATTGTATAACTCGTGCTGTTCTGAGATTTGTTCttcaatttttgctttttccatTTCACCTGTTGACAATGACATATGTGCAAAATCTACATTTACAAGTAATAAAAGAGCACAAGTCTATAAAATATTGATAGTTTTAAGTAtgattacaaaaaaacaaattctaataacaaaagataaaaaaaaatccaGCCACAAAGATTTATACAAGTGCTTCCTCGATTATGTAGTTCCTagtttagaaaatgtttttagaaaattgaGCGGATAAGCAAAAAACGAGTAATTGAATCGTTATATTCAAGAGAAAAAACAATTCTTTTACGTTCCACATTATCGTTCGAATATGAAGCCATCGCAAAATTTTAAGATACTTAGAACTGCAAATACAGTAACGTTAATGAAAACAGGCTATATTAGACACTCTGTAAAGCTATAGCTGTATGAAGCTTTACATATCATTAGTTTCACTTGTATTTTTACGTCATGGAACCACTTGAACAGCCGACCAGAAAATCTAATGCTGGAGGTATGGATAATGAAGAAAGCCTTGTACCGTAATATGTTACGTAAATTACACACTTCTATAATGGAAAAACCACTGATGCTTTATCCCTTCAAGTTTGGCTTCAGTCAATAAATCTGCAAGATCGTCCACGTTTGGTGAGCCTTTGCTCTTCTTCCATTTGCATAACATTTtagaaaactgcaaaaaaatcttGATTTCAGTAGATTTTTGATGCACCATTAAAACGTTCTGTTACCATGGATTACAATTTTTGTGCAATGGATTTTGTAGGCATATGTATATGTATCTATAAACTGGAATATGAGGGGTAACCGAAAAAGTTGATATGCATCACATGTTAATCTGTTTGCACAATAGAAATCAGTGCttgccaaactttttcaacatTTGGATCACTTGGCAGTAAAGCCGGGTCAGTATCATATATGTTAAAATATTCATTAACTGACAGTTTTTGTCAGATACCTTATTTGCACGTGAAACATTCTTCTTCTCCTTTATAATAGCTTCAACATCATGCTCCGAAAGTTTTAGGCAAGACACCCCAAACTGTTGCCAGGAGTATGATTTACAATTTTCTATGGCCACCGTTGCAAATTGTAAGTCTTGATTATCTAGAGgagtttttcttctttctaGCATTGCTGGTGGCATGGAAAAAAGGCTTGCTTTGTTCTTGTTGTAATCTGCGATGATAATATCCAAACAAGGTAGGGTGCAATATTTGCATTCAATGATTTTACTCTATTTGATTGCATCACTCTGTTAAATATTAACTTCGACTGGCACTAACAGTAAATGTTAACGCTGACAAAGATATGTAAGCAGTATGTGTAAATTTCAACACAGTTCTGACCATGATAATAGCATGTCTAGTAGGTATCTAAGACTGCAGAGATAATGTCATACATATTGTATGATGTATACGAAGATAATAAAATGTGACAATGATGGAACattaaaaaaacctttcaacTGAATGCCAACATTGTTTAAAGCTTGAGCCAATTTTGCTTCAGTGGCTTCTTCAAAACCTTTTTGTTCCAGCcacctaaaaatattttaaaaatttaaaggaTAAATTTTAGTGAAAATTGACAATAATTTGCATAAAACTCGgtatacatatacagtatatataaatgtttgaaatgctaataatttacataaaatttgACTTATGTTAAATGATGCAATATACGAACTAAATATTGTCTAAATTGTTGTATTTGTTAATATGtgtatttataattatttaacaaTCAAGCTTACACTGTCAAGATGTTGAGACGTTCTAGACTTGCTGTATTTCTAGGCTTTCCCCGGGCACGAGCAATGACGGTTGACAGATCCTCAATTTTCAGATTTTCGTAAAGCCTGCTCCACTGGTCTTCACTAGTTGCCGATGACAAATTATATAGATCCGTGACAAAAAGGATAAATTCTTCCAATTCCTTTATTCGCTTTTCAGTTGAGAACTTATTGTCtgcaagtttattttaatatgACTAGCCAAAAATACACTTGAGATAGCAATACCAATTTTTCCTTAAATAATTTTAGGAGATAAAGCTTTTCATATGGTCAGAAGTGACGTTGACCTCAGTATGCGTCTTGTTTGCTAGAATAACTAAGACTTGTCTAGTAAGCTACTTGATCTTATCCTAATTATCTTGGAACATTTATAAAACCATTGTATGaggttttaaaaacaaattacatGTAATAAAATACTTCAGTTAATCTGTGAAAGTTTCACACTTAGCATGAAAAATAttcaagcaaagtttttaaaccgGGTTTTTATGTGTAGGCTTTTCTAGTTACAGCAACatataataaaatttactaaaatatcATCAGTATTACACCAGTTGATAAAGTCCCACTAAGCATGTTGAGGTAACCATTGAAATGGCATagcaacagcaaattttcCGTATCCATATATGCAAAGATCACTAGATATGTACAACTTAATCAACAACTCCAAAATGTTAAGTTGTTACGGCCAAGACATGCTTTGAAAACTTTACACATCCCAACCTTTGCCGCTGTATGTAATCCACCATCGTTGCGCTATAGCAAAAAGCTTATCTTCCTTTAACAATTTTATCACATTTTCATATGTGGCCTCCTCTTTCTTGCTTTCCCTCCATCTTAATAGAATGAAGTGGATCTGTAAACCATACAGACATcttgtttgtcaaaatatgaACAACATAAAAACACAATACAGCAACAAATTTATTGATGATAATTGATACTGTATTTCTGCTTGACACATTCAGATGTGGCAGCATGCACTGTAGCCTTGCTTTTTAGTTATCAATTAATATTCAAATAATTAGCTGAGCACTGTTTGTTTCAGCAACTAGGCTATATATTGGAATGGACAAAGTTTAGGTTGCATTTTGATATAATCTCTCTGCCCCATTCTACactttttattaaacaaaacatacaaaattgtcaaataattaaataagcCAATGTAAATGTATGTATGCACAACATTTTCATACTTTATAGGGCCTTGTATCCTTATATTCAAGATCGTTTAAGTCACTGGTTGtcagtttaaaacaaaaacgagCCAATTCTTCACAAGTTCGTGATTGACAGTGTTCCAACGTCTTCTCCAGATCCCCACAATGTGCATCACTGATTCGATCTTTTAACAATCTTTCAAATGATGTTGGCATCAAAAACGATGCAGCTTGTGATGTTGTTTCCATGCTTACAAAAATGGTTCAGTAAAACTACATACTGACATAGCCTAGCCAGTTACTGTTAGGCCTACTGACTTCACAAAAAGAATTGCAGATTTTACACATCGGCATATTTTTGCGCTACTGTGCGCCCACAAAATCATCCAGCCAATATAACCAGTAATCTGCCGTCATAGAAGTTAATTACTCACGCCACAAGAGTAAGCAGACATAATTGTAATTACACTGAAcattaaatttcattgattttctataattttatgttttgaaaactttgcttTATATGATGTTGATCTACAATACCATttaaaatagttacaaacattAAGAAAGTTAAAAAGTCGAAaagttattacttattagtaaACTGTCGCTATGGCCCCCAAATCGAGCGTATACATTTTATACAGCATATAAAATTTAAGCCAAAGTTAATGGAAAAACCCAGGTAATGCCGCTTGCTGATTATTGCTTCCATTGTTGACTTCAGATTGGGGGAATATGGTCCTAAACCAGTACTATTCCTATCTTTTATTATACAAAATACCTCATTTCCAAACAAAAACTACCATATCGTATAGATATAGTACCCTTTTAAAcattaatataaacaatgaaaaactgaaaatttcaaatatatcaAGATACAATtggaataaaatttgttgtctCTGCAactgtgaaatatttttgtattaacaATATTAGTAATCAGAACCGCCATGAAGCGCCAAATTTGCCGTTTTTTGCGACTTATTCTTGACAATAACTGTTTattaaccactacatattacCACAAACCCTTTCTCCAATACATTTATTGACAgttattctttgattttagGCCAACTGGTTTTAGGACGACTTGACCCTCACTCTAAGAAAACTgatcaatcaatcaaatcaTATAATAGCAAAAGTTGTAGGGAAAAGACCGAAAAGTCACCAGTGGTTGGACATTGCCCAAGATGAGACAACGCGATAATTTCTGTCAGCCACGAGGTAGCACAAAATTGACTTTTCTTTCACATTACATTGCCACCTTCCTTTTGACATAAGTTATTAACCTACGACTAATTTACTTTGTGttttaaactattttaatcaaaataattCCAAATTTTTAATACTGGGTTTTGCTGCTTCATAACTATAAGTTGTAGGCCTAGTTTGACATTGCGTTGATTTTCTGTTGTTATACTAACAATTAAAAGACATAAGTTAATATACGATGACTTAGGAATTGGCAGACTTAGCTGTTTGTCATACAGAAACGGTTTATTGACAGTGTAATGGTTACTCTCAGATGGTACAGATTCTCCTGATTTGGGGAGCTATGGTTTATACATATTGTCTCATCTTGGTTTAGCTATGGTTATCCAAGACggaaaattgcaaatttttattttgtaaatcgTTTAACGAATAACAAGAGAATTTATTGAAACTCAAGCGGTTAAATTCAAGCAAAGCCATATCTAACGTAATTCGAAACAAGATTAGCCAAAGCAAATCGCATTTTTGAGTATAAATTGCAGATTTCCAAAAAGCTTTCCATCATGAGCAACTTTTCCCTTCTATATTCGTGGAAAAAAAGATTAGCATAtcataaagaaaaaatgtggTCACATGCTGACTTGTTTTGAATTAATTACTACAACCAGACTAAACACGAACCTCTACCTTTCGTCTTTCGAGCAATAATGTTCGACTCGTTTCCTTTTAATTGGCTTGTAATTGACACCATTATATCAGGCTAACATGACATGGCTTTTGTGAAAGACGAGTTCGTTTCTCTTCGTCCTCAGAAGCGGCGTTCGATTATGATTGCTCTGTGTTGTACTGTTTGGCTTATCAACAAACCAACATACCAGTGATCTTAGGAAGCAGGTATTATGGTATTTAAAGACAGCGTTTTAGGGCGGAGTATATTCTTTGTCTGCTAATATCGCGCCAAGTACCTGTGACAAGACACTATATAGCTATAGTATATAGACGACAGTCAAGAAAGAATCAGAAGCTAGGTCTATTTTTGCTGACTCAAAAACACAAAGGTCGTGAGAAACATGTATTGAAGAAagattttatgaaatattttagtcATAACAACGGTGCCTATCGTTTTGTTTAGCAGAATATCCCAAAGGCAACAGTGTAGTAGTCCATTGCTCTAAGTTAATATCTTGCCTAAAGTATTGGAGATCTGTATTTTTTACGCCAGATTTTATAATGCTACTTTCAGACAGTCAAATGTAAGCTGtgtttaatattaaaaacgtaagttttgttaGCATTAATACCGCTGTGTTTatatagaaaaataaactttctaaGTACCAGTTGGGGCATATCTTGCAGTATGAAAGTATGTACTTGACTGTATAAAAACTATTGATCTAAAtcgaatatttaaaaatacaaagtttTGGCGGCACGCGAGctctttaacaacaggtttGCGGACCACATTGTTGTAAAGATGGAAAAATCAAACTCTGAAAAGAATAAGAATATCGGAAGTCGGTTTATCAAAGGACGGAAGCAAGACGC
The Clavelina lepadiformis chromosome 4, kaClaLepa1.1, whole genome shotgun sequence DNA segment above includes these coding regions:
- the LOC143451896 gene encoding uncharacterized protein LOC143451896 isoform X1 — protein: METTSQAASFLMPTSFERLLKDRISDAHCGDLEKTLEHCQSRTCEELARFCFKLTTSDLNDLEYKDTRPYKIHFILLRWRESKKEEATYENVIKLLKEDKLFAIAQRWWITYSGKDNKFSTEKRIKELEEFILFVTDLYNLSSATSEDQWSRLYENLKIEDLSTVIARARGKPRNTASLERLNILTVWLEQKGFEEATEAKLAQALNNVGIQLKDYNKNKASLFSMPPAMLERRKTPLDNQDLQFATVAIENCKSYSWQQFGVSCLKLSEHDVEAIIKEKKNVSRANKFSKMLCKWKKSKGSPNVDDLADLLTEAKLEGIKHQWFFHYRSEMEKAKIEEQISEQHELYNRLINCRIAPNEWRTLLRHLNVQDKENDVYEANKHNVSKQRLNILYIWEEGIGYERATIDELKSALKNSRLRRVHCHLEENPICARFGHFLEDQWDHIFSVLEDEQKQRILQKITRSSTPLAETNNVNRFIDEGFKSVYHNGNHGFFKFIKQLFDEVSHLMVTAHKKLSPSAAFTKLIGKSSYLKLFEMRCLWPVVSYFQETESYDRMKMILKNSHRVLLNGPPGCGKTQSACSYAREFERAHPLSVIWFVHLKYQRSLSESLSTLHNRLSDAGVHVPPPSHKQPLVNDLVRDIKRCGLPFLLVLDNVDAYKEFELLSLLLQRLKNYNDFYLIGIQRSTSSHFNIPDEFLCYFPEECHLRVKGFTDQEAKKFLHGGHTLPSKEEECVLHVAKEIHNLPLGLVPTRHLCKVHSQGNYCSFKSLLQLNNESKELSEDETKYFEEKYGTQSAVCKPIMTIMKMGLKNLGQVSFPGCTVDLLKIFSYSSFYHHKDIPLYLFERLVCLLANPEKSKRLVISETVLNSLLGKLKCAGFCVINEDQENIYKGTISIHKVVRLALKSVMPKEYSSEWKRMLLNAMVALSCHFPKDNRNQEEKAKNYLPIIRHVSKILEVAEAHHDSLPDEMNIFKTILMVRLQEVKGFAFTQCGKPKEACTPLQKAYDHIIQFVQRNGDLGSVEISFEASTIDKQAKAICDSCRMTLQRLPEDTDVFVKLFGTVFPNLNEATVKVMMNKCSSAEEFHQLNLTSAFPFDRGLLSKLEEKCLVLSEDLLKRVYLAELLASILYTRGRLMFYDGFDGDRETHIYYLKLAKAIAVEIQRSEGLNILHLLNTDTNALLYLCLNDSEKSDDEKCNDYRHAYNEYKAKLSDTNLYYEQGILKEDGKTVLNHFRYYSQMFKASHKLLQLQRLPEECRFQDCKDLLELVKKNPNCSKNYAIKSLISAAEYCNAGEKFDLAIEIHKKVQIILQPEMDDLSNQEILVDAAASFAKTILHASEHGKFITNISNLPVLEARYVCERVAQVPRADSQLSDELKTLAERLLDVWDRR
- the LOC143451896 gene encoding uncharacterized protein LOC143451896 isoform X2; protein product: METTSQAASFLMPTSFERLLKDRISDAHCGDLEKTLEHCQSRTCEELARFCFKLTTSDLNDLEYKDTRPYKIHFILLRWRESKKEEATYENVIKLLKEDKLFAIAQRWWITYSGKDNKFSTEKRIKELEEFILFVTDLYNLSSATSEDQWSRLYENLKIEDLSTVIARARGKPRNTASLERLNILTVWLEQKGFEEATEAKLAQALNNVGIQLKDYNKNKASLFSMPPAMLERRKTPLDNQDLQFATVAIENCKSYSWQQFGVSCLKLSEHDVEAIIKEKKNVSRANKFSKMLCKWKKSKGSPNVDDLADLLTEAKLEGIKHQWFFHYRSEMEKAKIEEQISEQHELYNRLINCRIAPNEWRTLLRHLNVQDKENDVYEANKHNVSKQRLNILYIWEEGIGYERATIDELKSALKNSRLRRVHCHLEENPICARFGHFLEDQWDHIFSVLEDEQKQRILQKITRSSTPLAETNNVNRFIDEGFKSVYHNGNHGFFKFIKQLFDEVTAHKKLSPSAAFTKLIGKSSYLKLFEMRCLWPVVSYFQETESYDRMKMILKNSHRVLLNGPPGCGKTQSACSYAREFERAHPLSVIWFVHLKYQRSLSESLSTLHNRLSDAGVHVPPPSHKQPLVNDLVRDIKRCGLPFLLVLDNVDAYKEFELLSLLLQRLKNYNDFYLIGIQRSTSSHFNIPDEFLCYFPEECHLRVKGFTDQEAKKFLHGGHTLPSKEEECVLHVAKEIHNLPLGLVPTRHLCKVHSQGNYCSFKSLLQLNNESKELSEDETKYFEEKYGTQSAVCKPIMTIMKMGLKNLGQVSFPGCTVDLLKIFSYSSFYHHKDIPLYLFERLVCLLANPEKSKRLVISETVLNSLLGKLKCAGFCVINEDQENIYKGTISIHKVVRLALKSVMPKEYSSEWKRMLLNAMVALSCHFPKDNRNQEEKAKNYLPIIRHVSKILEVAEAHHDSLPDEMNIFKTILMVRLQEVKGFAFTQCGKPKEACTPLQKAYDHIIQFVQRNGDLGSVEISFEASTIDKQAKAICDSCRMTLQRLPEDTDVFVKLFGTVFPNLNEATVKVMMNKCSSAEEFHQLNLTSAFPFDRGLLSKLEEKCLVLSEDLLKRVYLAELLASILYTRGRLMFYDGFDGDRETHIYYLKLAKAIAVEIQRSEGLNILHLLNTDTNALLYLCLNDSEKSDDEKCNDYRHAYNEYKAKLSDTNLYYEQGILKEDGKTVLNHFRYYSQMFKASHKLLQLQRLPEECRFQDCKDLLELVKKNPNCSKNYAIKSLISAAEYCNAGEKFDLAIEIHKKVQIILQPEMDDLSNQEILVDAAASFAKTILHASEHGKFITNISNLPVLEARYVCERVAQVPRADSQLSDELKTLAERLLDVWDRR